A section of the Trachemys scripta elegans isolate TJP31775 chromosome 10, CAS_Tse_1.0, whole genome shotgun sequence genome encodes:
- the TLNRD1 gene encoding talin rod domain-containing protein 1 translates to MASGGSGKSTSEVSSSAVPSSSSLQRKKLVSICDHCKIKMQLVADLLLLSSETRPVNTESLSVFGESFEKCRDTIIARTKGLSILTHDVQSQLNMGRFGEVGDSLVDMGNLVVSLTECSAHAAYLAAVETPGAQPALPGLVDRYKVTRCRHEVEHGCGILKNTLLPDMSPQLLLEVSQNMSKNLKFLTDACVLASEKSKDRFAKEQFKLSVKCMSTSASAFLACVKEVKTSPSELTRNRCVLFSGPLVQSVHALVGFATEPQFLGKAATINPEGKAVQTAILGGAMSVVSACVLLTQCLRDIAQHPESSTKMTDYRERLRNSACAVSEGCNLLSQALRERSSPRTLPPVNSNSVN, encoded by the coding sequence ATGGCTAGCGGTGGCTCTGGCAAGTCCACTAGCGAGGTGTCCAGCAGCGCCGTCCCCAGCAGCAGCTCGCTGCAGAGGAAGAAACTCGTCTCAATCTGCGACCACTGCAAGATCAAGATGCAACTGGTGGCGGATCTGCTCCTGCTGTCCAGCGAGACCAGGCCGGTGAACACCGAGAGCCTCTCGGTCTTTGGGGAGTCCTTCGAGAAGTGCAGGGACACGATCATTGCCAGGACCAAGGGGCTCTCCATCCTGACCCACGATGTCCAGAGCCAGCTCAACATGGGGCGCTTCGGGGAAGTGGGGGACAGCCTGGTGGATATGGGGAACCTGGTGGTCTCCCTCACTGAGTGCTCTGCCCATGCTGCCTACCTGGCTGCTGTGGAGACACCAGGGGCTCAGCCTGCTCTGCCCGGCTTGGTGGATCGCTACAAGGTGACCAGATGCAGGCACGAGGTGGAGCATGGCTGTGGGATCTTAAAAAACACCCTTTTGCCAGACATGAGCCCTCAGCTCCTGCTGGAGGTTTCCCAGAACATGTCCAAGAACTTGAAATTCCTGACAGATGCCTGTGTCTTGGCCAGTGAGAAATCCAAGGATAGGTTTGCCAAGGAGCAGTTCAAACTCAGCGTCAAGTGCATGAGCACCAGCGCCTCTGCCTTCCTGGCATGTGTCAAGGAGGTCAAGACTTCACCCAGTGAGCTGACCAGGAACCGGTGCGTCTTGTTCAGTGGACCCTTGGTGCAATCTGTCCATGCTCTGGTGGGCTTTGCCACTGAGCCCCAGTTTTTGGGTAAAGCTGCCACCATTAATCCAGAGGGCAAAGCTGTGCAAACTGCCATTCTAGGAGGGGCCATGAGCGTGGTATCTGCTTGCGTGCTCCTGACCCAATGCCTCAGGGATATAGCCCAACACCCAGAAAGTAGCACCAAAATGACAGATTACAGGGAAAGGTTGAGGAACTCGGCTTGCGCCGTCTCAGAAGGTTGCAACCTGCTATCTCAGGCACTAAGAGAAAGATCTTCACCCAGGACTTTACCGCCAGTGAACTCCAATTCTGTGAATTAA